The Legionella jordanis genomic sequence TTGAATCAGTACAGTTAGCAACATTTTCTCGCATACTCAAAGGCCATAGGGATTTTCTCATCGGTTTTATACTTCAGGAGCTTAGAATTACTGATTCCTATGTTATTCAAGTCAGTGGGAAAGAAATTCATACGATTCTTCTGCCCACAGGAAATTGTTGTGACCTAGTCGAGGGAACAGTGTTTGAGTTAAGCGTCCAAGAACTTTTGCAAGCCGATCGCTATGAGGTTGAGGACTACCAACGCATAAAAGTTAATTTGGCTTCTGGAGA encodes the following:
- a CDS encoding gamma-glutamylcyclotransferase family protein; this translates as MEKIFSYGTLQLESVQLATFSRILKGHRDFLIGFILQELRITDSYVIQVSGKEIHTILLPTGNCCDLVEGTVFELSVQELLQADRYEVEDYQRIKVNLASGESAWVYAHRSMLS